A region of the Gouania willdenowi chromosome 1, fGouWil2.1, whole genome shotgun sequence genome:
cgtgatttaatttaagtctaaagttttcattagtcatttcattttgccgtttttgtctctgaaaagacagtattaaaatgcatttcgtgactttagcttggtgctagcgttagctcggtgcttgtgttagctcacttgttagggttctgcaggttcatcatcttcattttcatctcgctccactgggtcagactctggctggaacatgtaaggctggatggacaagtctaacgttgttgacattttgtaaataatgtgtgaaaaaacattttctgcgccgctacatagccgtatctcttctatcaaactacaaaaatggccgaacagggtggagttgaaccgagcgTCACCTCTGTAACCTGGAGAgtgggcggggtatgaagtgtctcatttgcatttagagagacagcaccaaaacgagttgctctcagaagcacatcagaaaagggtagaaaaggggtggagctataataatgaggaattcagacccaagcattgcagttctgctttatataaaccataactgtatgatttatatgtaaaaaggaaggatttaaaaccatgatatgtcccctttaacatgttttttgttatttacatttacacTACATGTACACTttaatggccacggttacatgatgattttatttcggaattatttattatttattatttattgttgtgcttcgtgtttacatgtaaATGGTAATTCCTgaacgaggtttacatggaaaacaggtttattctgctttaagcctggggaaggctctgattggacagtggagaacgtgacgtatcacgtctatcaggaaaaacacacaacaaaccttttattattggctataacacagaacaccacacattaGAACTATTTTCACCTTATTTTGATCCTAGTTTTCaatcagcagctcaacaataacacatggtCTCAGTTTGGACCACAGAGCGTAAGTAGaaatatgaactaatcactggtaaaaaaccatcaccagtaataaatattatctccctggtaacgacagtagctctaacaactggtaaaatgataaactgatgatatcacagcctgtacatgcagtacagggacgcacttactctgcctctgggtcctagtgccagccgtctgGTAAAGTCTGTtctgtttaccgtgtttaccgaggtccgtgtgtgtttaataagtctgtgtgaaatgtcGTCACCaacgcgtcatcgccgcaagtcgcgcatgTGCAAAACGAtacaaattaacttaaagtcactttaaccaagttaagtgtttacaagaaagaggaattatctaattcagaattaaaaacagaataaaccagccacctaatttggaattaactttaattcggaattaaattatcATTAGGAATTCTGTGTTTACAAGGTctggttaaagaggaattcacttttattccactttaaagaggaattaaagctcccatgtaaacgtggccaatgtcgCAGATTGACTtgactttttttgtaaaaagaaagaaatacaagaaaaaaagaaaatgctgcagatttggtgtttggtttgtgagattgtgtttttaaaaaaatcgcCAAGGGgatttttgaaatattgtatAATTATGTAATtgttaaagtaaaaaagaaacatgattTCTTGTGAAATGTAATGAACAATTTTTCAAGTTACTGCTAGTTTTCCTTCATTATTCtaccctttaattaaagtgtAACTGTACAcctttagtatttaagaagtgtttaACACAGTAGTTATGTTTATAGGAGCTAACAGTTTCACACAGGTTGGTAGAGATAAAatatttttgagcattttaacatgtttttatgaAATATTAGAAATCAGAAGTTAtgttcaggaaatttactttgatctccaggAAATCGAAACGAAACATTTTTTCATctccaggagatcaaagtacatttcctgaaaaaagttttctgagttaaaaaactaaagacCTTTCTGGAACACTGAAGTTAGGAGTTGTTTGTGGTTGTGAACGTGCATCTTTCTGTGCGTGCGCAGGCATTGGCCGACGACTTCCTGGAGGGTTCCCTACCTCTGGACTCCTTCCTCGAGCGCTTCCTGTCTCTTCGTCTGCTCGCTCACAAGCGTCGTGTGAGGATAGAGAAGCTCCAGGACATCCTGCGACAGAGAAGCGAGGGCAACCTCAATGCCATGACGTCATCGGTAGGCGACACCCAAGACCCCGCCCCCACACCCTCTCCGTGGAATACGACCACCACGTCCTCATCTACAGCCAATCCAAACAGCTACCAGGACTCCtcctcagcagcaggaagctccgcctcctctgGGCTTCCATACAGCCCCTACCCCGTCACCGCCCCCAACCCTCCCCCCGCTGCAGTGGCAGTTGGTTCTGTTCCGGGCCACCCTAAGCCTCAGTTCTGTCCGTACCCCTCCCCCGGCTCTTCCTTCACGCCAACAGGAGGGTTCTCTGGGCCCCGGCCGGCCTTTGGGCCTCAATCTGCGGGGGCCTGTCCTTACCCCGCCCAGCCTTCCTTCCCCACGCCTCACCCGGGCTCGGCGTTCGGTCAGTATAACCCCAGCGGCAACCCCCCCACTGGCCCCGCCCCCTATCCAGCCTCCTACAGCTACGGGGGCTACAGTTACCCAGTAGGCcccgccttctccagctcccagTCGCCAACAGGGAGGCCCATGTACAGACCGGGCTACGGCGTCCCACAGCCCTACTCCTAAatgctcctccccctccctctgccCCGCCCACTTTATTTCCTTTGTCTCCCTGTCCACCTGATCCTTTTTTTCCTCGTCTCAGACTTGAAGCTGGTTTGCGTGACTTCTCTGTTGCACTAAAACTCTATGTATCACTCCACCTCTTCACTCTAGTCTCAGGTTGTCGTGTCGAAGCGTTTCTAATCTGGCCTGTTGTCGTGCACTCACTCCCTCGTTTGTCCTCCATTGCACACGTGTGCATATGGTTAGTCCAGTGAATGCACGCATTCACAAATGTCATATTTGTCTCGTTTTATCACCGCATGCtgtaaaacatgcaaataaaagtCAAATCAAACCACCCACGCACATCACAGTTGTTTGTAGCGTAAAAGGGGGCGGAGTTAATAAACTGTGTGATGTCACTGCAACAATCAATCCATCAATCACACTTGGTTTTCATTTACTAAAGAAACATTTGGGCTTCAATGTTTGAGCACATCTGATGAAGACGCAGCGTGAGTGTATGGGGGGGCGTACTGTATcacttctaaattcatgcgcaccagtcttttgcacgtgtacctgcctgcctaactttcattAAATTTACTTAATATAAGTATTTAGGTGTGACGTGACTGAAGCTGCACTAAGTAACACCAtctgcgtgacatgtaaacactgttTACACGTCACGTGTTAACACGTCTGCAAGCACACGTGgacgtgacttgtgcattgtgcccgtGTACCCATTCTAAGTCTAGAGAAAATGTAGTTCAGACGTGGAGGTGCAGGGTACGCGGTTGATTACGCGTTCGATAGACTGGTGCGCATTAATTTAGAATGGCTCCAACCACcatagtgcgtgtgtgtgcgtgtcttaaaggtattgtggacgatgttattttggcttcaaattcTGGGTGGATTATcttaactattggtcctcctagttGTCAATCATTATGATAATGTTTACGTAAGGcagtcgtacgtgctcgtgcctGGTGCGCATCGGGTCcattgaaaatggattttcacttactgGTGACGAGTCTGACAGttggaaaagtgcaaatcttatTTTTGAAGGTAAGCGTGTATGACCGAAgccgactccaacttgtaaacagcgctgtgcacgaggaaatatggactcgtgcacgctctcttgCACACGTAGGCGTTCCCTCTAGAGCAGGTAGcgttttgcgcatgtgcagagggcatttcttttctaaactttgggaaaatcgTCCCCAATCTTTAACCACCtctgactcctcctcctctgtcagCGTTTGAGAGTGCAAGCCCCTCCTTTTTCTGTTCCCACGCCAACGTTTGGGAGAATGATGCTCAGCTCTGAGCAGATTTCCCTCGCTGACAGTTTACATCAACATGGTACAGTGTGTGCTCCTCCTCTGGGCCCCTTGGAGCCTTCGCCCTGCGTTTGCACTCTAGCGTTAGCTGGTTTGGGTCGTTCAGGTTGGTGAGTTAGCTGCTGAGTGTTTAGGGACAATTGTTTAATATCTGTCTCTGGTGTTACTGCATCACCATGACAACGGTAACATTACCATGACAACGTTAGCATCACTTTAGACTTGGAGGAAAAGTCATCATTCATGACTTTTGTTAATTGTCTGTAAAATAACTTTTCACCTGTTATACAAGTGAAAATAGACGATGTAtgaaaagactttaaaactggttttgatttggagaaaaaactcaaacatttgttgttgtgtgtctaAGGTTacacatgtattattattacacacagGGAagtgcagggttggggtcaatttcatttttcaattataactATGTCTTCCATTATCCGTGTTCAactacaactaaattatgattaccagcattttttttccaattaaaactgaaattattgttattttaccctgaaagttaattacaattatgttcccaattactaaagttcaattacaattagtcaTAGTTACTGAGcatttaataatgtagccttcctcttgtgttagctttctgttagcatctctaatgctaatgggtcagtttgacccatgtattaaatcatctgtaaaaaacactaataaatattatctatcatctaattagtttctcatctcttggttaccatgttaggcttcatattcaatgaatatattggtattaatatttacgGTATGGGCATTTCTCTGTCATTATACCCATAGATTTAAATGTGTTcttaaaagttaaaatgatcTTAAAGAGAAGTAACAGGTATTAGaaaaagttgatctgaaacatattttaataattatgtatgtgtaagacataggactgtaacatggttcaccaggtttGAGTTTAATCACTtagtaaattaaagtttttatatatataagtgCAGGGCTGAGGCGATTTTTAGCCACTGGGGGGCGCAGGCATGCTGCCTCGTCTGGGTATTCCTCGACACCTTCCCTGTAGCtcggggggtgggggtgggggtggttcAGAAGACAAAGGTCCTGGTGGCGatggggggaggggagggggacgGAGCGTGAAATCTGCACATTATCCATGGTGAAATAGAGACAACCTTGAGCTGGCATGTGGGGGAGGCCAATGGGTGATTGTTTTGGTTTCAGGCTAGCACTGTTTCGGTGACTTTCAGCACTAAGCTTCTCATCACATCAGTCTGAGTGTTGAGTGTTCAAccccatccttcagaaatgactggcagcttTCTCAAAACAGCTGCCAATGTAACACAGACTTTGTGATAaatcagaaagctgccagctccaatcagcagcattcCTGCTACCATAAGttcaatcatgtagatgtcctctaCGGAAAGCATGGACAGACACGACAGGAATCCATCGCGTATCCGGCCGCAAATGTTCCGTTCGAACACGTGGGCTCACCTCGGCCCAGTTTCTTTGTTGAAAACATTTTATCGATAGCATTAAGAGACCACCTGTCCAATTCCATGATTTCAATTTTTGGATAAATGCAGAGAGACTCCTGTTAGATCCACAAGACAGAAGATAGCAGACAAAACAAGCGGGAGAGAATGCGACCGCCTCCACCAAGTAGCAGAAGAGAagtgcccccccccccgtgctgcgtgggtttcctccgggtactccggtttcctcccacaatccaaaaacatgactgttggattgattggagtctctaaattgcctgtAGGAGTGAGTGTGAACGTGTGTGGTTGGTTGTGTGTGTTGCATGAtgaactggcgccctgtccagggtgtacctccACCTAGCACCTAGTGTGaccggcagacccccacgaccctgaataacaggaacaagcgggtctgaaaatggatagatatcatttccatgccaattacaattacaagttcATAAtatgaacttaattacaattaaattacgattacaacagtaacagatttttaaaattacagttataactgtatcataattgtaattaatgatcaattataattgaccccaaccctggtgacaCATGAGCAGGTGTTTTTAAACTGTGGTTCAGGGTTGTCGTCATGGTAACGGACCTTCCAGTGGGACGCTGCAGTATTTCCAGAGATGTTTGGTTGTTGTGCAGACTGCACAGTCATTCATGAAGGCTCCGCCccctttctgttagcatcatcATCACGCTGTCGTCCTTACTAACGGGTTCTTTGTTTCATGTTGTTTAGGACGAGGTGATTTTAGGCCGACCAGTGTTTTAAAGCCTGAATAAAAGGTTTAATTGATCAATGGTTGATTTTATTCACGACCATCAGCTCCATAGTTTAATGAATGACTTTAATTCACTGACTCCTAAAGTTCAGTCTGATTAGAACCTTTGCTTTACTTTCACATAGAACAGTTTATtgatgtagaaatgtacattTGTTTGTTCTATCTTTGCTGAATCCTGATAAAAAAGGATGATTTGAAAGCTTTTCCTCAGTTTGAGGGAAGTCGGCCTCCTATTGGCTGATGCCAGGGATTAATGGGATTGATGGGAGTGTGACATTAAAGCACGTTTTGTGGTGATCAAACGTCGATCACCTTGATGACTGTCGACTGTTTTCTCTTTGGTTTGCTTTTTGGgttcaaaataataaacagaTTGATTCCAAATCTTTAAtgggagtgttttttttttttttttttttgtgcattttgaatCATGTTGCATTTTAAACATATTATAACATTGCAAAAAACAAAGACTCAAAAGGTTTAAAAACCATTGCCCTTCATATCAAACAGTAAAGTCACcgtagaaaaaacataaataatatatatatatatatatatatatattaccaatttttttttttacgtaaaTTTGAAGTAAAACATTTGAGACCATAAAATTCCTGGTGAGTCATTTCACGTTATTTCAGCAAATTTTCAGAACATTCCACAAacttcagtttaaaaaacagacatttttacCAGTTGTAACAGTGAGATTACAGTTTTTTACCCATATTTCAGATACTTTTTCTAAACTCTTAACACAGACTCCCACCTATAAAACACAATCAGCCAAATGGATAATTTTCTtcccaaaaacacattttgttaaatataaactaactctttatttcaaaataGAACACGTCTTTCTCTGCACACTAACTTTACCAAAACACTGGAAACCTGATTGAGAAAGAAATGATCCTGTCAAAGAATAACACTTGTTTTCACTTCACAAGATACATACAGTCATGCAATTCATCGTTTTTACACTGAATGTCTAGGTTGGGAACTGTAAGTTCACATGTAATGTTCACATTAAAAAGCATTCCAGTAACAAGCAAATCAGTTTTTTGTTCCATTACTGTTTACTACAGTAGAAATACTATTTACAACATGATAGAACAGAAAATGGTTTACAGTATTGCTTACagtgaacaaaaacacatgagcattctgaacaaaaacaacaatagcaaaacggggggggggggggggggggggggataaaacaaagcacaaaatgactgcaccCATGGCTTCAAGGAGGGACATCTGGTCATGTGACTGATGGTCATAAACCTTCCACCTTCATCCAGAAAAGATCTCCTCTATGTGGTTGTTCTAAGGTGAATAAGGTGGAAGGAAGAGGTGAACTTATTATTGCTTATGAATGATAAAAAGCCACATTGTCCCAGATGATTACAAAGGTCCTGATCCTGCTCTGGAACCAGGCACTGATGGAGATCATTGAGAAAGACAAGGAGGTGCTTGGTATTATAGACGTCTGTGAATCTTGTATTTGCTATTACTGTACACATGGTAATGCTTGTCCCTCTTTGTCCTGGAACATCTACTGTTGCCCTTTTTCTAATTACATTCCATCCACGTCAACGCCTTTTGGCCTCATCTACTGTATGTACATCAATTCATGAGAGACCTGGTTGGCCTGCAATTCCATAACTCTCTGAAACAAAGTTTATGTAAATCTCATTACTGTATATCATACTGTACTGTAACCTATTACTGTGTAGATTACCTACTTTCAAAGTGCAAAGCTTATAGAACTGGACATTGAATAGAATATACTGTACTTTACCTGGTTCTTGTTGTCATATCTCCATGACTTTCACACTTCCTCTCACagagaacagtgtgtgtgtctacgtCATGGTTGTGAGGCTGATGCTATCAATAGTGTCAAATATCTCATCCACAATTTCAGTTTGAATTTCATGCAGTTTTATTGCATTATGTAAAACAACCATTTCTAACAAGCTGTTGATCATTATTGAGGAGCTTTCCTTTTCCTCAGAGGGACAAATATGCTTTACTGTATGGCCTTATTGACATGTGAAGATGTAGAATACAATACGTACTGTACCTGTTGGTTTGTTGAAGGCAACCGTTGATCGCCTCATATTGAGCTGCACTCGTTCACCAGCTTCTCTTAGTGAAAGACGtggttgatcacatgatcaatgaTAGAGGAGTGAATTTCATCACTAACACTTACTAATCACTTACATCCTTTAGAACGTCACCACCACACATTATTATACCTCTACCTTGTCCTCTCACTGggtctgctcttctccctggaccccttcctcttcctcttcctcttcctcttcctcatccagACATTACagtgtttgtctttttctgtttctaaacaCGTCACTCCTCAAAGTCCTCCTTTTAACCCCTGCCACTGAGTCTAAGCCCAACATAAATCAGCTGTGTgtcaattattacattttttgtttattatcagCTGAGATGTATTGTTTTTGAACTGATATTATTGCAGAAGTAGAGGTTTGGAATATTGTTTTTGCTATTGTGGGATGTGGTGTGTTGACATTggtaaataatacaaaaacaatccATCATTTTGTTGATATGTCTATTAAGAAAATGTAAGGATTGTGGAAATGTGTTCACTGACTGCATATTGTGTGAAAACGAcataaaatgtgtgaatggtaTGGACACAAAAGACTGATGCTGTGGTAATTATGTTTAGAGTTTTAAATGTGACAACTGATTGGACAAACTGTAAATGTGAGTTTGACACTGCAGggtgttagaaaaaaaaacaaaaaacacttttctagCTAAACTAATGGCGCCTCCTTCAGGAAAAAGGCAGGAAAGACAGGACAGTGAACTCACCATCCCATCATTAcatgcaagagttcattcataaAGATAATATACACCCACATAGCTACATGGAGGCTATTTTGTTGGGTTATGTGAAAAGGTATTTTCaaatttgtattaaaaaacaaaacaaaaaacacaaatctgatGATGGAGATGATCGACCCAGAAAAGTCACAGAAAACTAAGAAATCACATTTACGTAAGTATTACGTAAGTATCATCCATTCTTTTTATATCTGgttcaaaaacttcaaaattcaaaatttgGTTTGACTGATTTAGAACAAAAACGGaaatacagaaagaaagaaagattggtcattttgttacaaaaccaaataaattattattatttttttttcccattaatttaaaaccagaaactggAAAATGGAAATACAAAATACTAAGAAACGGTTTATTTCTGATCGGTTTTAGAATCAAATTAGCAATGGCAACAAatgatattgttttttatttttatttatttatttatttattttttaaagcgcAGTTGATTCTGTGTCTATTACATATCTGTTAATAACGCACAAACCCCAAGCATAGAagtccttcaaaacaacagtttctgatttactctctaacttcagccaccagagcgtgtcagcacactgagctcttcttctcagCTTCATCGTCTACTACAAAACCCTCAGAGTTGGaaagttagggttagtgttattttttatcttttttctgtaaacaagagATCACAAccgttttttattgtattttatttacagaaagaggataaaaacatctttaacttttcctgttttttagagcaacaaaAGGCATCACAAGTTGTTATTGAGACTGAAAAATctgataaatgatctaaaaatcagtctgaatgtttcactacaatagaaaacaatgggatgtttacaggcagtggggctgtgtgacatcatcaatcacatgatttcaagatggaggaacacaggctctaaaactgtaaagtagtcacatttttaaaaggaaatacaATGAATACGGTGCTTGACAATGAGTTTTGTTAAAGACATTTAAGTCAGTAAATTCTGGAGATTCACTTTAATGTAGCAGGTGGATGTAGCTGTAACCAGACTGTAACCATGGAACGTAGATTAACTTTAAAAACCCTGCTAGaaaataccacacacacacacacacacacacacacacacacacattaatatgaTCAGAGTAGAGATCAGATTAAAGATTATTTCCAAGAAAAGCCAAGACTTTTAAATCCAAAATGTTCTGCTGTTCTAATGAAGAGAGAAGTAGTCTGTCtacgcacacacgcactcacgcacaaacacacacacacacacacacacacacacacacacacacacacacacacacacacacacacacacacacacacacacacacacacgcacacaatttAAATTGGAGCATCAACAATCAAAGCACAGTAACTCCTTCCACCAAATACAGAAAGCAGTGAAATCACAAACTGTTCTGTTAAGAACAGAAAACCTTCAGATTTGATGTAAATCCAGGTCAACGTAAGGAATTCAAACAACTAAAGATAAATCCGCTCCTTTAATGAAGCTCATCAGAACTAAGCAGAGCATCAAAGGTATTAAAATAGGGGAAAGTAGAGCATATTATCACCTTATACGCAGATGATGCATTATTATATATCCCTAAATATTCATACGTCAGGCCTGCCTTTGGTGAAAGATATGGAAAATGTTCAGGATATAAACTGAATATGAGACATTGTAAGGGATAGAATATCTAGACATCGACATACCAACCACCCTAAATGACTGGCATAAACTATAATAATCAGTGCGATAAATACATATCTTAGTCACTTACTCTATATACACAGAAGAGTAGAAACCATAAAGATGAATATGCTCCTTTCAGACATTGTCCATTCCACCTTGCTCTCTGAGAAGACGGACTCTTTCACCTCGCTCCCTCCTTTTCCCTTTGTCTTATATTAATCTACAGGAGCCTCTATCTGCATCCTGACCCTAAATctaaatcatggaattgatcagctggtctttATACGCTATTGGTCAGATCATTCAACGAGGAGGTTGGGTAATGGGAGAGCCAAGGGCAATGGGGCCGAACTCTCAGAACTCTCAGATGGATCCCACCGTGTGAACTTTAAGAGGAGTGGAGAGTTCTTGTCAAGGGAAAAGGTCACATTATTGGATTATTGGAATGACCAGGAACAAAAGGGCTGCAGTCAATGTTGTGTCTAGCCCGTCTGAAAACAACTTCTCTTATCTCAACTGGCTCGTGAGATGAACAGACTGTTGTCAAGGTCTGTTTTTTCTCACACTCTTTAATGGGTATGTTGATTTGATGCTCTGACCTATATTTCACTTTCCCATGAACACCTGGGATCTGGCTCAGCAAACAAACTCTCGAGTTCGTCTCAATGCCAACGCCATCCCACGTCATTGGCATTGAGACGAACTGTTGAGAGACTGCAGCAGCAGACACTCCTACATTAAGGGCAGCGCCACCTCTTCTTCTTACCCACTGGtccatatttctcatctaagaaacaGAACTCTGCCCTGCTGCTGGCTGTGCCACAGTTCTCCTGTTCCTGTTcctccatgttatatgtgattgtaaATAACTAACCC
Encoded here:
- the vps37c gene encoding vacuolar protein sorting-associated protein 37C → MEKLQDLSQSELQEFLDNPERVESLALESDEIQNIQLEREMALASNRSLAEQNLDMKPRLESQKEVLVERYSHLEGAREAYREHCSVRDGMAGQVSPEALLSRLQTEGGSTEAQSEALADDFLEGSLPLDSFLERFLSLRLLAHKRRVRIEKLQDILRQRSEGNLNAMTSSVGDTQDPAPTPSPWNTTTTSSSTANPNSYQDSSSAAGSSASSGLPYSPYPVTAPNPPPAAVAVGSVPGHPKPQFCPYPSPGSSFTPTGGFSGPRPAFGPQSAGACPYPAQPSFPTPHPGSAFGQYNPSGNPPTGPAPYPASYSYGGYSYPVGPAFSSSQSPTGRPMYRPGYGVPQPYS